Proteins from a single region of Corynebacterium pseudogenitalium:
- the coaBC gene encoding bifunctional phosphopantothenoylcysteine decarboxylase/phosphopantothenate--cysteine ligase CoaBC, which yields MNEVSKVVVGVSGGIAAYKACQIVRGFREQGVEVRVIPTENALKFVGAATFEALSGAPVDTDVFSRVDEVQHVRIGQDADVIVVAPATADFLARVASGRADDLLTSTLLMATCPVVLAPAMHTEMWDNRATQHNVSVLRSRGYTVLEPAHGRLTGKDSGAGRLLDPSQIVKLTETVAATGPIEQTLKGKRVLISAGGTREPLDPVRFLGNHSSGKQGFALAEIAAQRGAHVDIVAGAIDHLSIPAGAEIHRVTTALQMNEAMRSLAPQADIIVMAAAVADMRPRHAAQKKLKKDDNSQELSQVDLVANPDILQGLGEMRKEGLTSATIVGFAAETDNELENARRKLQRKGVDGLMVNSVAQGAVFGQAHNQGWFLDSSGREQAIPHGTKLEVAVHLLDKVESLHM from the coding sequence ATGAACGAAGTGAGCAAGGTAGTCGTTGGCGTTTCGGGCGGTATCGCAGCGTACAAAGCCTGTCAGATTGTTCGCGGATTTCGCGAGCAAGGGGTTGAAGTACGGGTTATTCCGACAGAAAACGCCTTGAAGTTTGTAGGTGCGGCCACTTTTGAGGCGCTGTCTGGCGCTCCGGTAGACACTGATGTTTTTTCGCGCGTTGATGAGGTGCAGCACGTACGAATCGGGCAGGATGCGGACGTCATTGTGGTGGCTCCTGCTACTGCAGACTTTCTGGCGCGCGTGGCTAGTGGGCGCGCTGATGATCTCTTAACTTCCACACTGCTCATGGCAACGTGTCCTGTCGTGCTCGCTCCGGCAATGCATACTGAGATGTGGGACAATCGCGCTACGCAACACAACGTGTCGGTCCTTCGCTCTCGGGGGTACACCGTACTGGAGCCAGCGCATGGGCGGCTGACGGGCAAGGACAGTGGGGCAGGTCGGCTTCTCGACCCCTCGCAGATTGTCAAGCTGACAGAGACCGTGGCTGCTACCGGGCCAATTGAGCAAACGCTCAAGGGCAAAAGAGTGTTGATCAGTGCCGGAGGCACTCGGGAGCCACTTGATCCTGTCCGATTCTTGGGGAATCATTCCTCCGGCAAGCAAGGTTTTGCTCTGGCAGAGATTGCAGCACAAAGAGGTGCCCATGTTGATATCGTCGCGGGTGCCATTGACCACTTGAGCATCCCCGCTGGTGCCGAGATACATCGTGTCACTACTGCTCTCCAGATGAATGAGGCGATGCGCAGCCTTGCTCCACAAGCCGACATCATCGTTATGGCTGCTGCTGTAGCTGATATGAGGCCACGGCATGCGGCGCAGAAGAAACTGAAGAAAGATGATAACAGTCAAGAGCTTTCTCAGGTGGACCTGGTTGCAAACCCCGATATTTTGCAGGGACTTGGTGAGATGAGGAAAGAGGGGCTTACCTCTGCGACGATTGTTGGGTTCGCTGCGGAGACCGATAACGAACTTGAGAACGCCCGGCGCAAGCTGCAGCGCAAGGGAGTGGACGGTCTGATGGTGAATTCGGTGGCGCAGGGAGCTGTCTTCGGTCAGGCACACAATCAGGGGTGGTTCCTTGATAGTTCGGGTCGGGAACAGGCGATTCCGCATGGTACAAAGCTGGAAGTTGCAGTGCACCTGCTGGATAAGGTTGAGTCACTCCACATGTAG
- the rpoZ gene encoding DNA-directed RNA polymerase subunit omega has product MNSDLLQDGPAGDAEEKAYDTPDGITAPPIDELLTKVSSKYALVIFAAKRARQINSYYQNSDEGVFEFIGPLVTPEPGEKPLSIALREINSSLLEHEEGM; this is encoded by the coding sequence ATCAACAGCGATCTGTTGCAAGATGGCCCTGCGGGCGACGCGGAAGAAAAAGCATACGACACCCCTGATGGTATTACCGCACCCCCGATTGATGAGCTACTGACGAAGGTTTCGTCGAAGTACGCCTTGGTAATCTTTGCGGCCAAGCGCGCCCGCCAAATCAACAGCTACTACCAGAACTCAGACGAGGGCGTTTTTGAGTTCATCGGGCCATTGGTGACGCCGGAGCCGGGTGAGAAGCCGCTTTCGATCGCGCTTCGTGAGATCAACTCGAGTTTGCTCGAGCACGAAGAGGGCATGTAA
- the gmk gene encoding guanylate kinase, with the protein MSTPTSRGNLVVLAGPSAVGKSTVVQRLRTEVPELYFSVSMTTRAPRPGEQDGKDYFFVTPDEFQQKIDSGEMLEWADIHGGLQRSGTPASPVREALEAGRPVLVEVDLVGARNIKGLMPEAATVFLAPPSWEILVERLTGRGTETQEVIERRLETARNEIAAQDEFDNVVVNDNIDDAVAAIVDLLVGSDGRDTDN; encoded by the coding sequence GTGTCGACTCCCACTTCACGCGGTAATCTCGTAGTTCTGGCCGGCCCGTCAGCGGTAGGGAAGTCAACCGTTGTGCAGCGCTTGCGCACAGAAGTTCCTGAACTGTACTTCTCTGTCTCAATGACAACGCGCGCACCTCGGCCGGGCGAACAGGACGGCAAGGATTACTTCTTTGTTACGCCTGATGAGTTCCAACAGAAGATTGATTCGGGCGAGATGCTTGAGTGGGCAGATATCCATGGAGGGCTCCAGCGCTCCGGTACTCCAGCTTCTCCAGTGCGCGAGGCGTTGGAGGCTGGTCGGCCAGTCCTCGTCGAAGTCGACTTGGTTGGAGCTCGAAACATCAAAGGCTTGATGCCAGAGGCGGCCACCGTTTTCTTGGCCCCGCCGTCGTGGGAAATTCTTGTAGAGCGACTCACTGGCAGGGGCACGGAGACGCAAGAGGTGATCGAGCGTCGTCTGGAAACTGCCCGCAACGAGATTGCGGCGCAGGACGAATTCGACAACGTCGTGGTCAATGACAACATCGATGACGCTGTCGCTGCTATAGTGGACCTTCTTGTGGGGTCTGACGGCCGAGACACTGACAATTAA
- the mihF gene encoding integration host factor, actinobacterial type: protein MALPQLTDEQRKAALEKAAEARKQRAELKASLKRGDTNLAEVLEKAATDEIIGKTKVSALLEALPKVGKVKAREIMEELEIAQTRRLRGLGDRQRRALLERFGFSED from the coding sequence GTGGCACTTCCACAGTTGACCGATGAGCAGCGCAAGGCAGCACTTGAGAAGGCAGCAGAAGCGCGTAAGCAGCGTGCAGAGCTGAAGGCTTCGCTGAAGCGCGGCGACACGAACCTCGCTGAGGTTTTGGAGAAGGCAGCTACCGATGAAATCATCGGTAAGACCAAGGTCTCTGCGCTCCTGGAGGCTCTGCCAAAGGTTGGCAAGGTGAAGGCTCGCGAGATCATGGAAGAGCTTGAGATTGCACAGACGCGTCGTCTGCGCGGTCTGGGTGACCGTCAGCGCCGTGCCCTGCTTGAGCGCTTTGGTTTCTCCGAGGACTAA
- the pyrF gene encoding orotidine-5'-phosphate decarboxylase, with protein MSFALDLHSAAREHGQLCVGIDPHAQILEQWGLPDTVDGLAAFSDACVEAFAGHAAVVKPQVAFYERFGSAGFRVLERLIQRFRESRTLVIADAKRGDIGSTMQGYADAWLRPGSPLEVDALTLTPFLGVGSLAPAINTAFEYGKGVFVMAANSNPEALEFQSQQIDGVTIAQQMVDACEALNSTHRSDVGIVVGATLSYALDLSRFTGPVLMPGVGAQGASFNDVREIAGKRIGQFYPNMSRGILTAGPDPDELRKRAVDQANWQ; from the coding sequence GTGTCCTTTGCGCTCGACTTGCACAGTGCTGCCCGTGAACACGGGCAGCTGTGTGTGGGCATCGACCCGCATGCACAGATCCTTGAACAGTGGGGTCTCCCAGATACCGTAGATGGCCTTGCCGCGTTTTCCGATGCCTGTGTTGAGGCGTTTGCTGGCCATGCAGCTGTGGTCAAGCCACAGGTCGCGTTCTATGAACGATTTGGATCCGCAGGCTTCCGCGTCCTAGAGCGACTCATTCAACGCTTCCGGGAGTCACGAACGCTTGTGATAGCAGATGCGAAGCGAGGGGATATCGGTTCGACAATGCAAGGGTATGCCGACGCTTGGCTTCGACCGGGATCGCCCCTAGAAGTGGATGCCCTCACGCTGACTCCGTTTCTTGGCGTTGGTTCCCTTGCCCCTGCAATCAACACTGCCTTCGAGTATGGGAAAGGAGTATTTGTTATGGCTGCTAACTCGAACCCGGAGGCGCTGGAGTTCCAATCTCAACAGATAGACGGTGTAACAATTGCGCAGCAGATGGTTGATGCCTGTGAGGCGCTGAATAGCACGCACCGTTCAGATGTGGGGATTGTGGTGGGGGCGACGCTCTCATACGCGCTTGATCTTTCGAGGTTTACTGGGCCAGTCCTTATGCCAGGCGTTGGCGCACAAGGGGCTAGCTTTAACGACGTTCGTGAGATCGCGGGGAAGAGAATTGGGCAGTTTTATCCCAATATGTCACGTGGGATTCTTACTGCTGGTCCGGACCCAGATGAACTGCGAAAACGTGCCGTTGACCAGGCGAATTGGCAATAG
- the carB gene encoding carbamoyl-phosphate synthase large subunit, whose product MKREDINHVMVIGSGPIVIGQACEFDYSGTQACRVLKEEGLRVTLINSNPATIMTDPEFADHTYVEPIDPSYIDMILAREAEQGHPVDAILPTLGGQTALNAAIQLERQGILAKHNVELIGANIDAIERGEDRQKFKDIVEKIGGESARSRVCYSMDEVHETVQELGLPVVVRPSFTMGGLGSGLAFTMEDLDRIAGGGLDASPEANVLIEESILGWKEFELELVRDRNDNVIVVASIENVDALGVHTGDSVTVAPAMTLTDREFQTMRDQGIAIIREVGVDTGGCNIQFAVNPTDGRIITIEMNPRVSRSSALASKATGFPIAKIASKLAIGYTLDEIQNDITGVTPAAFEPTLDYVIVKMPRFTFEKFPGSDETLGTSMKAVGEAMGIGRNYIQGLNKVMRSMEEKPNGFWTKPDSYFAEGRENDVDAVLQDLRVPTDKRMYDVELALRLGASIEQVYEASGIDPWFLAELAALVEFRQALIDAPVLDAELLREAKVFGLSDAQIAALRPELAGEDGVRSLRWSLGVHPVYKTVDTCAGEFEAQTPYHYSAYEWDPEAESEVASSDKEKVLILGSGPNRIGQGIEFDYSCVHAALELSRVGYETVMINCNPETVSTDYDTADRLYFEPLTFEDVMEIYRAESLSGTVAGVIVQLGGQTPLGLAQRLADAGVPVVGTSPEAIDSAEDRGEFGKVLDAAKLPAPAYGTAVSFEEARRVANEIGYPVLVRPSYVLGGRGMEIVYDEQSLEDYINRATELSPDHPVLVDRFLDSAIEIDVDVLSDGKDVYLGGVMEHIEEAGIHSGDSACALPPMTIGPEDIEKVRRSAEALAHGIGVTGLMNVQFALKDDILYVIEANPRASRTVPFVSKATGVHLAKAAARVMMGATIAELKAEEMIPSDYDGGSLPLDHPIAVKEAVLPFNRFRRPDGAMLDTILGPEMKSTGEVMGLAPSFGVAYAKAEAAAFGALPTEGTVFVSVANRDKRTLIFPIQRLSTMGFKILATGGTAQMLRRNGIPCEIVLKASDVRNGAEGKSIVDCINDGEIDLILNTPAGSSGARHDGYDIRAAAVAHGVPLMTTVQGVTAAVQGIEALRDNEIAVMSLQELESETRTENGDK is encoded by the coding sequence ATGAAGCGCGAAGATATCAACCATGTGATGGTTATTGGCTCCGGGCCAATCGTTATTGGCCAGGCGTGCGAGTTTGATTACTCGGGGACGCAGGCTTGTCGCGTCCTGAAGGAAGAAGGGCTACGAGTCACGCTCATTAACTCGAACCCGGCAACGATCATGACGGACCCGGAGTTTGCGGATCACACCTATGTTGAGCCGATTGACCCAAGCTACATCGACATGATCTTGGCCCGTGAAGCAGAGCAGGGGCATCCAGTCGATGCGATTCTGCCAACGCTCGGCGGTCAAACTGCCTTGAACGCAGCGATCCAACTTGAGCGCCAGGGTATCCTGGCAAAGCATAACGTGGAGCTTATTGGCGCAAACATCGATGCAATTGAGCGCGGTGAGGATCGGCAGAAGTTCAAGGACATCGTCGAGAAGATCGGCGGTGAATCTGCCCGCTCACGTGTGTGCTACTCGATGGATGAAGTCCACGAGACTGTCCAGGAGCTTGGGCTTCCGGTCGTTGTCCGTCCTTCCTTCACCATGGGCGGTCTTGGCTCTGGTCTTGCGTTCACTATGGAGGACCTTGACCGCATCGCAGGTGGGGGACTTGATGCCTCCCCGGAGGCAAATGTGCTGATCGAGGAGTCTATTCTCGGCTGGAAGGAGTTCGAGCTTGAGCTTGTCCGCGACCGCAATGACAACGTCATCGTGGTCGCCTCAATCGAGAACGTTGATGCGCTTGGTGTCCACACAGGTGACTCTGTCACCGTCGCGCCGGCTATGACGCTGACGGATCGGGAGTTCCAGACCATGCGTGATCAGGGTATCGCCATTATCCGCGAAGTGGGCGTCGATACGGGTGGCTGCAATATTCAGTTCGCGGTGAACCCTACTGACGGGCGCATCATCACAATTGAGATGAACCCACGTGTCTCTCGCTCTTCGGCTCTTGCGTCGAAGGCGACGGGCTTCCCGATTGCAAAGATCGCCTCCAAGCTGGCTATTGGCTACACGCTGGATGAGATTCAAAACGACATCACCGGGGTGACCCCAGCCGCGTTTGAGCCGACGCTCGACTACGTCATCGTCAAGATGCCTCGCTTTACGTTCGAGAAGTTCCCTGGATCAGACGAGACGTTGGGCACCTCGATGAAGGCTGTTGGCGAAGCGATGGGCATTGGGCGCAACTACATCCAAGGCTTGAATAAGGTCATGCGGTCAATGGAAGAGAAGCCGAACGGTTTCTGGACGAAGCCGGATAGCTACTTTGCTGAGGGTCGTGAGAATGATGTGGATGCTGTCCTCCAGGATCTGCGCGTCCCGACCGACAAGCGCATGTACGATGTTGAACTCGCGCTGCGCTTGGGCGCGAGCATCGAGCAGGTCTACGAAGCTAGTGGGATTGACCCGTGGTTCCTCGCTGAGTTGGCAGCGCTCGTTGAGTTCCGCCAGGCGCTAATCGACGCCCCCGTTCTCGACGCTGAGCTGCTCCGTGAAGCGAAGGTTTTCGGGCTCTCTGATGCACAGATTGCTGCCCTTCGCCCTGAGCTAGCCGGCGAAGATGGCGTACGATCACTCCGGTGGTCTCTTGGCGTCCACCCTGTATACAAGACCGTTGATACTTGCGCGGGTGAGTTCGAAGCACAGACGCCGTATCATTACTCCGCTTACGAATGGGATCCTGAGGCAGAGTCTGAGGTTGCCTCCTCCGATAAGGAGAAGGTGCTGATCCTGGGCTCCGGCCCGAACCGCATCGGTCAAGGCATAGAGTTTGACTACTCGTGCGTCCACGCCGCGCTGGAGCTCTCGCGGGTTGGCTACGAGACAGTGATGATCAACTGCAACCCGGAGACCGTTTCCACTGACTACGACACGGCTGACAGGCTCTACTTCGAGCCTCTGACATTCGAAGATGTCATGGAGATCTATCGCGCTGAGTCTCTGTCTGGCACGGTTGCAGGCGTTATCGTGCAGTTGGGTGGTCAGACGCCACTCGGGCTCGCGCAGCGACTCGCCGACGCCGGGGTGCCGGTAGTCGGAACTAGCCCCGAAGCCATCGATTCCGCGGAAGACCGGGGCGAGTTTGGCAAGGTGCTCGACGCTGCCAAACTGCCTGCGCCAGCGTACGGTACCGCCGTTTCTTTCGAAGAGGCACGTCGAGTAGCAAATGAGATTGGATACCCCGTCCTTGTTCGTCCTTCCTACGTGCTGGGCGGTCGAGGCATGGAGATTGTCTACGACGAGCAAAGCCTTGAAGACTATATCAATCGCGCGACCGAACTCTCGCCGGATCACCCTGTGCTTGTTGACCGCTTCCTGGATTCCGCGATTGAGATCGACGTCGACGTGCTCTCGGATGGTAAGGACGTCTACCTCGGTGGCGTCATGGAACACATCGAGGAAGCCGGCATCCACTCCGGCGATTCGGCCTGTGCACTGCCTCCGATGACCATTGGGCCAGAGGACATTGAAAAGGTGCGTCGTTCTGCAGAGGCGTTGGCGCACGGTATCGGCGTTACTGGTCTGATGAACGTACAGTTCGCGTTGAAAGACGACATCCTCTACGTCATTGAAGCCAACCCGCGTGCGTCGCGAACCGTTCCTTTCGTGTCGAAGGCGACCGGCGTACACCTAGCCAAGGCGGCTGCTCGTGTGATGATGGGTGCGACCATCGCAGAGCTGAAGGCCGAAGAGATGATCCCGAGTGACTACGACGGTGGCTCGCTGCCACTTGATCACCCAATCGCAGTGAAAGAGGCCGTGTTGCCGTTCAACCGCTTCCGTCGGCCGGACGGAGCGATGCTCGACACCATCCTTGGTCCAGAGATGAAGTCGACTGGCGAAGTGATGGGCTTAGCGCCGTCGTTCGGAGTTGCCTACGCGAAGGCTGAGGCAGCAGCCTTTGGCGCACTTCCGACGGAAGGCACAGTATTCGTTTCTGTCGCTAACCGTGACAAGAGAACCCTGATTTTCCCAATTCAGCGCCTTTCCACAATGGGATTCAAGATTCTGGCTACAGGCGGCACAGCCCAAATGCTGCGAAGGAATGGGATCCCTTGCGAGATCGTATTGAAGGCCTCAGACGTCCGAAACGGGGCGGAAGGCAAATCGATCGTCGACTGCATTAACGATGGTGAGATTGACCTGATTCTGAACACGCCCGCAGGATCTTCAGGTGCACGCCACGACGGATACGATATCCGCGCCGCAGCCGTTGCACACGGCGTACCACTCATGACGACAGTTCAGGGCGTTACCGCCGCGGTCCAAGGTATCGAAGCGCTTCGTGACAATGAAATCGCTGTCATGAGCCTTCAGGAACTTGAGTCCGAAACTCGGACTGAGAACGGAGATAAGTAG
- the carA gene encoding glutamine-hydrolyzing carbamoyl-phosphate synthase small subunit: MVNERIPALLVLGDGKVFRGFSFGAKKQVFGEAVFSTAMTGYQETMTDPSYHKQIVTLTAPQIGNTGWNDEDNESHDNKIWAAGLVIRDPSTVHSSWRAKRSLAEQMENEGIPGVYGVDTRTLVRHLRNHGSIAAGIFVGGDTERPVDELVKLVNEQPAMAGADLSEEVSTKQPYTIPAEGEKRYTVVAYDMGIKTATPMQFAQRGIETVVVPANTQLKDIEQYRPDGVFVSNGPGDPSTADEMVAIVRDIIAAEIPFFGICFGNQILGRALGLETYKLRYGHRGVNVPVKNLRTGKIDITSQNHGFALRGKEGDTFETDFGPASITHVCLNDGTVEGVALDNNMAYSVQYHPESAAGPHDANPLFDQFISLMDSKSPNNQ, from the coding sequence ATGGTTAATGAACGTATCCCAGCGCTTCTCGTGCTTGGCGACGGAAAGGTTTTTCGAGGCTTCTCATTTGGGGCGAAGAAGCAGGTCTTCGGAGAGGCAGTGTTTAGCACCGCGATGACGGGCTACCAGGAAACGATGACTGACCCGTCCTACCACAAGCAGATCGTGACCCTTACAGCCCCACAGATCGGCAACACCGGTTGGAACGACGAAGATAATGAGTCCCACGACAACAAGATCTGGGCTGCTGGCCTTGTGATCCGCGATCCTTCCACCGTGCACTCGAGCTGGCGCGCAAAACGCAGCCTTGCAGAACAGATGGAAAACGAAGGTATCCCGGGCGTCTACGGGGTGGACACTCGTACTCTGGTGCGTCATCTCCGCAATCACGGCTCTATTGCGGCAGGAATTTTCGTCGGTGGAGACACCGAGCGTCCAGTCGATGAGCTAGTGAAGCTGGTGAACGAGCAGCCTGCGATGGCTGGGGCAGACCTCAGCGAAGAGGTCTCGACGAAGCAGCCGTACACTATCCCCGCTGAAGGCGAGAAGCGTTACACCGTCGTCGCCTACGACATGGGCATTAAGACTGCTACGCCGATGCAGTTTGCACAGCGGGGCATTGAGACCGTCGTGGTGCCGGCGAATACTCAGCTAAAGGATATTGAACAGTACCGACCGGATGGTGTGTTCGTCTCGAACGGTCCAGGAGACCCATCCACAGCAGACGAGATGGTGGCGATTGTTCGCGATATTATCGCTGCTGAGATTCCATTCTTCGGGATCTGCTTCGGTAACCAAATCTTAGGTCGTGCGCTTGGCCTCGAGACGTACAAGCTGCGCTACGGCCACCGGGGAGTCAACGTTCCGGTGAAGAACCTGCGCACGGGAAAGATTGATATCACGAGCCAGAATCACGGTTTCGCCCTCCGCGGCAAGGAAGGCGACACATTCGAGACAGATTTCGGCCCGGCTTCCATCACACATGTCTGCCTCAACGACGGCACCGTCGAAGGCGTGGCATTGGACAACAACATGGCGTACTCCGTGCAGTATCACCCCGAATCAGCCGCCGGACCGCACGATGCGAACCCGCTGTTTGACCAGTTCATCTCGTTGATGGACTCGAAAAGCCCGAACAACCAGTAA
- a CDS encoding dihydroorotase yields MSVIALTNVRPYGESTVNVLIKDGQIASVGEDVDTSKADEVLDGQGWVLLPGLVDMHVHLREPGREDTETIATGSDAAAKGGFTAVFTMANTRPVIDQPFLAEAVWNKGQSYGKCDVYPVGSITQGLEGKQLTEMGLMSKSHVRMFSDDGKCVNDPQIMRRAIEYAKAYDVLLAQHAEDHRLTEDASAHEGPMAAKLGLRGWPRVAEESIVARDMIMSRDYGGRLHVCHASTEGTVQLLRLAKQHSSKITAEVTPHHLLLTDEKLETFNGNFRVNPPLREHRDTIALRDALLNGIIDVVATDHAPHGSEEKCVEFEHAKPGMLGLETSLAIIARVFVEAGLADWRFVAKVMSERPAEILRLEDQGRPITAGEPANLTLVDPNSPWTVEPEELASKASNTPYEGMQFNAQVKMTMLRGAITYQADNE; encoded by the coding sequence ATGTCAGTAATTGCATTGACAAACGTTCGGCCATACGGCGAATCCACCGTAAACGTCCTGATCAAAGATGGGCAGATTGCTTCGGTAGGGGAAGACGTCGATACCTCGAAGGCTGACGAAGTACTAGATGGTCAGGGTTGGGTGCTGCTGCCTGGCCTGGTGGACATGCACGTCCACCTCCGTGAGCCGGGCAGGGAAGATACGGAAACCATCGCCACAGGTTCCGACGCAGCTGCGAAGGGCGGTTTTACAGCCGTGTTTACGATGGCTAATACGCGGCCGGTGATTGACCAACCATTCCTTGCTGAAGCGGTGTGGAACAAGGGGCAAAGCTACGGTAAGTGTGACGTGTACCCGGTTGGATCTATCACGCAAGGGCTTGAGGGCAAGCAGCTCACCGAGATGGGATTGATGTCGAAGTCCCATGTTCGTATGTTCTCGGACGACGGAAAATGCGTGAACGATCCACAAATCATGCGGCGCGCAATTGAATATGCGAAAGCATATGATGTGCTGCTCGCACAACACGCCGAGGATCACCGTCTGACTGAAGACGCCAGCGCTCACGAAGGGCCAATGGCTGCGAAGCTGGGCCTTCGTGGATGGCCGCGCGTAGCTGAAGAATCGATTGTCGCCAGGGATATGATCATGTCGCGCGATTACGGCGGACGTCTCCACGTCTGCCACGCTTCGACGGAAGGAACTGTTCAGCTCTTGCGCCTGGCGAAGCAGCATTCCTCAAAGATTACGGCGGAGGTTACACCGCACCATCTGCTGTTGACAGATGAGAAGCTGGAAACGTTTAACGGAAACTTCCGGGTAAACCCGCCGCTGCGTGAGCACAGAGACACAATTGCGCTTCGTGACGCTTTGCTGAACGGGATTATTGACGTAGTTGCGACGGACCATGCCCCGCACGGTTCGGAAGAAAAGTGTGTGGAGTTTGAACACGCGAAGCCAGGCATGCTGGGGCTCGAGACATCGCTGGCAATCATCGCGCGTGTCTTCGTTGAAGCGGGGTTGGCGGACTGGCGGTTCGTCGCAAAGGTAATGAGTGAGAGACCAGCTGAGATTTTGAGGCTGGAGGACCAGGGGAGACCGATTACTGCTGGCGAACCAGCAAACCTCACCTTGGTCGACCCGAATTCGCCGTGGACGGTAGAGCCGGAAGAGTTGGCGTCGAAAGCCTCGAACACACCATACGAGGGAATGCAGTTCAATGCGCAGGTCAAAATGACGATGCTGCGTGGAGCTATTACGTACCAAGCTGATAACGAGTAA
- a CDS encoding aspartate carbamoyltransferase catalytic subunit, which yields MKHLISIDDLSVNDIHLIMDEADRFRETLEGREIKKLPTLRGRTIFTLFYENSTRTRSSFETAGKWMSADVINISASSSSVKKGESLKDTASTIAAVGADAIVVRHPSSGAAKLIADWVPNVSVVNAGDGQNQHPTQALLDAVTMRQKIGEIAGKKIIIVGDILHSRVARSNVQLLSKLGADVVLVAPPTLLPVGAEYWPCRISYDFDAEIPDADVVMMLRVQAERMHGGFFPSHREYATLFGLSKQRAQQMKPGAIIMHPGPMLRGMEINFDVADRENTAVLQQVSNGVYTRMAVLFALLAGEDS from the coding sequence ATGAAGCACCTGATTTCGATCGACGATCTCAGCGTTAACGACATTCACCTCATCATGGATGAGGCAGATCGGTTCCGAGAAACCCTCGAGGGTCGCGAGATTAAAAAGCTACCAACGCTGCGTGGACGTACGATCTTCACGCTGTTTTACGAGAATTCAACGCGCACGCGCTCCTCATTCGAGACTGCAGGTAAGTGGATGAGCGCTGACGTCATCAATATTTCTGCGTCCTCTTCTTCCGTGAAGAAGGGCGAGTCGCTGAAGGATACGGCCTCGACGATCGCTGCAGTCGGCGCTGACGCCATTGTCGTTCGCCACCCATCGTCTGGAGCAGCGAAACTCATTGCTGACTGGGTTCCTAATGTATCTGTCGTCAATGCGGGCGATGGCCAGAACCAGCACCCGACGCAGGCGCTCCTTGATGCGGTAACGATGCGTCAGAAGATTGGTGAAATCGCCGGCAAGAAAATCATCATTGTCGGCGATATTTTGCATTCAAGGGTCGCACGCTCCAACGTGCAACTGCTGTCGAAGCTTGGCGCGGATGTCGTACTCGTTGCACCACCAACCCTGTTGCCAGTTGGGGCGGAGTACTGGCCATGCCGTATCAGCTACGACTTTGATGCCGAGATTCCAGACGCGGACGTTGTAATGATGCTGCGCGTTCAGGCAGAGCGTATGCATGGCGGGTTTTTCCCATCGCACCGCGAGTACGCCACGCTGTTCGGACTCAGCAAACAGCGAGCACAGCAAATGAAACCTGGCGCCATCATCATGCACCCGGGCCCAATGCTGCGCGGTATGGAAATCAACTTTGATGTTGCAGACCGCGAAAATACTGCTGTACTGCAGCAGGTCTCAAATGGTGTTTATACGCGAATGGCTGTGCTGTTCGCTTTGTTGGCTGGAGAGGATAGCTAG
- the pyrR gene encoding bifunctional pyr operon transcriptional regulator/uracil phosphoribosyltransferase PyrR, protein MSDKQRVTSALLNERDVERTIARIAHQIIEKNALDSESSDTPVLLGIPSGGVPLAERIADAIQSFTGITVPVGSLDITLYRDDLRDKPHRALMPTNIPVEINNATIILVDDVLFSGRTIRAALDSLRDLGRPRTIQLAVLVDRGHRQLPIRADYVGKNIPTAIAEDVTVSLTPIDDIDAVTLTKEVTTE, encoded by the coding sequence ATGAGTGACAAGCAACGCGTGACGTCTGCGCTATTAAATGAGCGTGACGTTGAGCGAACAATTGCACGCATCGCGCACCAGATCATTGAAAAGAATGCGCTTGATTCGGAGTCTTCAGACACTCCAGTCCTATTGGGTATTCCTTCGGGGGGAGTGCCACTAGCAGAGCGGATCGCGGATGCGATTCAGTCTTTTACCGGGATCACCGTCCCCGTAGGCAGCCTGGATATTACGCTGTACCGAGACGATCTCCGAGACAAGCCTCATAGGGCGCTAATGCCGACGAACATTCCGGTTGAGATCAATAACGCAACGATAATCCTCGTAGATGATGTTTTGTTTTCCGGTCGGACCATCCGCGCGGCACTCGATTCGTTGCGAGATCTTGGTCGACCACGCACTATTCAGCTTGCAGTCCTAGTTGATCGTGGACACCGCCAACTACCAATTCGCGCCGACTACGTTGGCAAGAACATTCCAACCGCCATTGCTGAAGATGTCACGGTGTCTCTGACCCCAATTGATGACATCGATGCGGTGACGCTGACCAAGGAGGTCACCACCGAATGA